In Streptomyces sp. NBC_00341, the DNA window GCCCGGGTCACCGTTCCTGATCGGGGTGCGCCACCACGCGCCCTCGCTGGCGGCCGCCCTCCCGGCCCTGCTGGACGCGGCGGCCCCCGACGTCCTCCTCGTCGAACTGCCCGCCGAGTTCCAGCCCTGGCTGGGCTGGCTCGCCCACGAGGAGACCGAGGCCCCGGTGGCGCTGGCCGCCGTGCCCGCCGACGGGCCCGGGACCGGCCCGGCAGGCGAACGCGGGCCTGCCTTCTACCCGTTCGCGGACTTCTCGCCCGAACTGGCCGCGCTGCGCTGGGCGGCGAGAAACGGGGTCCCGGCGGTGGCCTGCGACCTGCCGCTGGCCGACCGGACATGGGCGGCGGGCGATCCGGACACCCCCGCGTCCGCCCCGGTACCGGGCGCCGACTCCGCGCCCGTGCCGGGGGACGGGCACGGGCTGTCCGACGCGCTCCGGTCCCGGCTCACCGGCCGGGAGGGGGACGACCTGTGGGACCGGCTGGTGGAGGCCCTCGCGCCGGGCTCGACACCCGAGGCGCTCCGCCGTGCCGCCCTGCTCACCGGCTGGGCGCTGCGCCACGAGGCCGAGGCGCGGGGCGGGGTGCACCGTACGGACCTGGTGCGCGAGGCGTGGATGCGCGGACATGTCGCGCGGGCCCTGGCGAGCGGGCAACGGCCCGCCGTGGTGGTGGGCGCCTTCCACGCCCCGGCGCTACTGCCGTCCGCCGCCGGGGCTGTCGGGGTCGCTGGGGCCACAGGGGCCGCCGGGGCTACCGGGGCCACAGGGGCTACCGGGGCCGCCGGGACCGTCGGGGACCCCGTACCGGCGGCCTGCACGGTCTCCCTGATCCCGTACACGTACCCGCTGCTCGACTCGCGGTCCGGCTACCCGGCCGGCATCCGGGACCCGGAGTGGCAGCACACCGTCCTGGACGCCGCCGGGGACCCGGCCGCGCTGCACGAGGCGCTGATCCGCACGGCGGTCCGTATCTGCGCCGCCCTGCGCGAACAGGGCCACCCCTACGGCCCGGCGGACGGCCGGGAGATCGTCCGGGTCGCCGGTGACCTGGCCCGGTTGCGCGAGCTGCCCGCCCCGGGCCGCGGCGAACTCCTGGAAGCCGTGCAGACGGTGCTGGGGCGCGGCGAGACCTACGGCACGGGCCGCGCCGTCGCCCTGGCCCTCGAACGCGTACTCGTCGGGGCCCGCACCGGACGCCCCGCGCCCGCCGCCCCGCGCAGCGGGCTGGGCCCCGCGGTCGAGGCCGAGACCGCCGCGCTCGCCCTCCCCGGCCCGGACGACGCGCACGAGAGGACACCGCGCGACCTCCGGCTCGACCCGGCGCGCTCCACCCTGGACCGGCGCCGCGAACTGCTGCTGCGCAGGCTGACGGTGTGCGGCATCCCGTACGCGCAGGAGCAGCAGGTGACCGGCGCGGCGGGCACCGAAGGACTCACGACGCGCTGGCAGGTGCGGTGGACCCCCGCGACGGGCGCGATGCTCACCGCGGCCGGGGCCCGCGGCGTCACCCCGGTCCAGGCGGCCGAGGGCGTGCTGCGGCAGCGGCACGCCGCGGAGTGCGCGGCGGACGGTCCGACCGCCGCCCAGGTGGTCCGGGGTCTCACGGAGGCAGCCGAGTGCGGGCTCCCCGCCCTGGCCGGCGAACGGCTGACGGAACTGGCTGCCGTACTCCCCGCGAGCGGCACCCTTCCCGAACTCCTGGGCGGGCTCGACCTGCTGGACCGCATCGACGCCGGGCACCTGCCGGGCCTGTCCGCGTCCGACGGCCATCTGCCGGGCCTGGCCCCGTCCGACGACGATCTGCCGGGCCTGGCTCCGTCCGACGACGACGACGACCCGGCCCCGGACGCCACCGCAACCGCCGCCGCCCGCGCGGCCGGCACCGCGCACGCGGCCGAACTCCTGACCTCGGCCGCGGTCCGCCAGGTCGACGGCCTGACCGGCTCCGAGGAGCCGGGGGACGCGCGGGCGCTGCTCGAACTGTCCCAGCGGGCCGACCGGGTGGGCGGCATCCGGCTCACCGACGCCCTCGCCCGGCTGGCCGCCGACGGGACGCCGTTGATCGCCGCGGCCGCCGGAGCGGTCAGGGTGCTCACGGGCCACGAAGAGGCCGAGAGCTTCGGGGGGCGCGTCGCCTCCTGGGTGGACGGAGCCGTGGACAGCGGCTCCCGGGCCGCGCTCACCGCCCGGCTCACCGGCGTCCTGACGGTGGCGGGCCCGCTCCTGACCGTCGGCGTCGGCGCCCTGGACCCGTTGCTGCACCGGGTCGTCGAGCTGGACGACACCGCGTTCCTGGCCCGGCTGCCGGCCCTGCGCGGTGGCTTCGACACCCTGAGCCCGGCCGCCCGGGACCGGCTGCTGGACACCGTCGAGG includes these proteins:
- a CDS encoding DUF5682 family protein, encoding MSDSTIPETAVLPARDTAAGPATPEAAVAALAAAGPGSPFLIGVRHHAPSLAAALPALLDAAAPDVLLVELPAEFQPWLGWLAHEETEAPVALAAVPADGPGTGPAGERGPAFYPFADFSPELAALRWAARNGVPAVACDLPLADRTWAAGDPDTPASAPVPGADSAPVPGDGHGLSDALRSRLTGREGDDLWDRLVEALAPGSTPEALRRAALLTGWALRHEAEARGGVHRTDLVREAWMRGHVARALASGQRPAVVVGAFHAPALLPSAAGAVGVAGATGAAGATGATGATGAAGTVGDPVPAACTVSLIPYTYPLLDSRSGYPAGIRDPEWQHTVLDAAGDPAALHEALIRTAVRICAALREQGHPYGPADGREIVRVAGDLARLRELPAPGRGELLEAVQTVLGRGETYGTGRAVALALERVLVGARTGRPAPAAPRSGLGPAVEAETAALALPGPDDAHERTPRDLRLDPARSTLDRRRELLLRRLTVCGIPYAQEQQVTGAAGTEGLTTRWQVRWTPATGAMLTAAGARGVTPVQAAEGVLRQRHAAECAADGPTAAQVVRGLTEAAECGLPALAGERLTELAAVLPASGTLPELLGGLDLLDRIDAGHLPGLSASDGHLPGLAPSDDDLPGLAPSDDDDDPAPDATATAAARAAGTAHAAELLTSAAVRQVDGLTGSEEPGDARALLELSQRADRVGGIRLTDALARLAADGTPLIAAAAGAVRVLTGHEEAESFGGRVASWVDGAVDSGSRAALTARLTGVLTVAGPLLTVGVGALDPLLHRVVELDDTAFLARLPALRGGFDTLSPAARDRLLDTVEERLGERVDDLDADDPAELARRTAADLTARELLTGLGLPVPPPAHDDCLPPLSAGHPAATCPSTGAATGTAAAPATEATPARTLAPADRWRLVLGRRSDRLPSGAARLATALDELYGAGHGEGSRGGLPGPGQGGGSRGGREPSFPGVREWSEELAALFGPGIREEVLATAAGTGRPDVLAALDPAAVTPSVELLRTILRYAGGLPEARLAALRPLVRRLVDELTRQLATRLRPALTGAMTARPTRRPGGRLDLPRTLRANLATARRTADGTVRVIPEKPVFRSRARRSADWRLILVTDVSGSMEASTIWSALTASVLAGVPTLSTHFLAFSTEVVDLTGHVHDPLSLLLEVSVGGGTHIAAGLRHARGLIEVPSRTLVVVISDFEEGAPLGGLLAEVRALVTTGCHVLGCASLDDAGRPRYSTGVAGQLVAAGMPVAALSPLELARWIGEKTA